A part of Pectinatus sottacetonis genomic DNA contains:
- the kdpC gene encoding potassium-transporting ATPase subunit KdpC, with amino-acid sequence MAIVKKAFLSVIFFTILCGFVYTMVVTGISQALFAKETNGRIIEVNGIKYGSELMAQQFTGNKYMWGRIMKLNIVTVNDKSGAKLMYAAPSNLSPASNEYKEIVARRVAKIKAADPQQGDKPIPVDLVTNSGSGLDPDISLAAAQYQIPRIAKYNNMSFEEVQRIIDKCTSHKIWGFLGEETVNVLKVNLMLEHIL; translated from the coding sequence ATGGCGATAGTAAAAAAAGCTTTTTTGTCAGTGATATTTTTTACGATTTTATGTGGTTTTGTATATACCATGGTTGTTACAGGAATATCACAGGCATTATTTGCAAAAGAAACAAATGGTAGAATTATTGAAGTTAACGGTATTAAATATGGCAGTGAACTTATGGCACAGCAATTTACCGGCAATAAATATATGTGGGGACGTATAATGAAACTGAACATTGTTACAGTTAATGATAAGAGTGGAGCGAAATTGATGTATGCAGCACCATCAAATTTATCACCTGCTAGCAATGAATATAAAGAAATAGTTGCTCGCCGTGTAGCAAAAATCAAAGCAGCTGATCCGCAACAGGGAGATAAACCGATTCCCGTAGATCTAGTAACTAATTCTGGCAGTGGATTGGATCCTGATATTTCTCTGGCCGCAGCACAGTATCAGATACCGCGCATTGCAAAATATAATAATATGAGTTTCGAAGAAGTACAAAGAATAATAGATAAGTGTACTAGTCATAAGATATGGGGGTTTTTAGGGGAAGAAACAGTAAATGTTTTAAAAGTTAATCTGATGCTGGAGCATATTTTATAG
- a CDS encoding complex I subunit 4 family protein, which translates to MDFPLLSTILLTPIFAVILLMFISPSSFKAIKIITAVAMLISFALTIYVYIMYDSSVGGMQFTQSIPWISDLGVSYAVGVDGISLPMLFLTNIIGLAAVFSSWNINTRPKEFFILLLILIAGVMGTFIACDLFIFLLCYELVVIPIYIMVIIWGSTKRVSKEYAGMKLTIYLLIGSAFMLVGIVALYLQAFPAGMRTFNIAVLSNAHLLGTLSQNFQIVVFFLLLLGFGTLLSMFPFHTWSPDGYAGAPTAVSMIHAGVLKKIGGYGLIRLGLLILPAGAKFWAPLIIIFGLVNVIYAAYIAIVQKDLKYVIGYSSVSHMGYVLLGFAALNTISLTGAVANMVAHGIMSALFFAMIGYVYEKTHMRSVDELHGIAHQMPRVATGFMLAGMSSVGLPGLIGFIPEYTIFLGLFKEYPILAIVAISGIVFTAIYILRILQKVLFGPRDRGFDKFADAKGPELVPLLLLGTVLVLFGLFPQLMMGMINSGIAPLNPLLHELNSAPSLFVTLGGIW; encoded by the coding sequence ATGGATTTTCCTTTATTATCGACGATTTTACTTACGCCGATTTTTGCGGTCATTCTTTTAATGTTCATATCACCATCTTCATTTAAGGCAATAAAAATAATTACAGCTGTAGCTATGCTCATAAGCTTTGCTTTAACAATTTATGTCTATATTATGTATGACAGCTCAGTAGGCGGCATGCAGTTTACACAAAGCATACCATGGATAAGTGATCTGGGCGTTTCCTATGCAGTGGGGGTTGATGGGATATCCCTGCCGATGTTGTTTTTAACTAATATAATAGGCTTGGCGGCTGTTTTTAGTTCATGGAATATAAATACGCGGCCCAAAGAATTTTTTATATTACTACTTATATTGATTGCGGGAGTAATGGGAACATTTATTGCCTGTGATTTATTTATATTTTTGCTTTGCTATGAACTTGTGGTTATTCCTATTTATATTATGGTAATAATATGGGGATCAACTAAAAGAGTCAGTAAGGAATATGCCGGGATGAAACTGACGATATATTTGCTGATTGGATCAGCATTTATGTTAGTGGGAATAGTAGCCTTGTATTTGCAGGCTTTTCCAGCCGGAATGCGTACTTTTAATATAGCGGTATTATCAAATGCTCATTTGCTAGGAACTCTAAGTCAGAATTTCCAAATTGTGGTATTTTTTCTGTTGTTGCTGGGATTTGGTACACTGCTCTCAATGTTTCCTTTTCATACATGGTCACCAGACGGATATGCAGGAGCTCCAACAGCTGTTTCTATGATTCATGCTGGTGTCTTAAAAAAGATAGGCGGCTATGGATTGATCAGGCTGGGACTTTTAATATTACCGGCAGGGGCCAAGTTCTGGGCACCGCTCATAATAATTTTTGGCTTAGTAAATGTAATATATGCTGCTTATATAGCAATTGTGCAAAAAGATTTAAAATATGTAATCGGGTATTCTTCGGTTTCCCATATGGGCTATGTGTTACTGGGGTTTGCTGCTTTGAATACAATAAGTTTGACCGGAGCGGTAGCTAATATGGTTGCCCATGGTATTATGAGTGCCTTATTTTTTGCCATGATCGGTTATGTATATGAAAAAACACATATGCGCAGTGTTGACGAACTGCATGGCATTGCTCATCAAATGCCTCGTGTGGCAACAGGATTTATGCTTGCCGGGATGTCTTCTGTAGGATTGCCGGGACTGATAGGTTTCATTCCTGAATATACTATTTTCCTGGGGTTGTTCAAGGAATATCCTATTTTAGCAATTGTAGCTATTTCCGGTATAGTGTTCACCGCAATTTATATTCTTCGTATATTGCAAAAAGTGTTATTTGGTCCCAGAGACAGAGGTTTTGATAAATTTGCTGATGCTAAAGGGCCTGAATTGGTACCATTATTGCTTTTAGGGACAGTACTTGTTCTGTTTGGTTTATTCCCACAGCTTATGATGGGAATGATAAATAGTGGAATAGCACCGTTGAATCCATTATTGCATGAATTGAATAGTGCCCCCTCTTTATTCGTAACGTTAGGGGGAATATGGTAA
- the kdpB gene encoding potassium-transporting ATPase subunit KdpB — MSKNQVNIIDKNIIIKAIKDSFIKLNPKVQVKNPVMLLVYISAILTSIFWLISLKESKNISSGYIIAIAVILWFTSLFGNFAEAIAEGRGKAQADSLRASKKDVDAHKIKSIAEKNVFTTISSALLKRNDIVIVKAGEQIPADGEVVEGAASVDESAITGESAPVIRESGGDRSAVTGGTTVISDWLVIKVTSENGKSFLDKMIAMVEGAARKKTPNEMALQIFLVALSVIFILVTMSLYAYSAFSAGQAGMENPSSAATLIALLVCLAPTTIGALLSAIGIAGMSRLNQANVLAMSGRAIEAAGDVDILMLDKTGTITLGNRQASEFIAVDGNDKKALADAAQLASLADETPEGRSIVILAKKLFAIRGRHIGNNMVFQSFSAKTRMSGVDIDGEKIRKGAADAIRQYVIAQGGIYSDECANAVKKAAEQGSTPLVVARNEKILGVIVLKDIIKQGVAEKFSDLRKMGIKTIMITGDNPLTAAAIAAEAGVDDFLAEATPEGKLKMIRDFQKKGHLVAMTGDGTNDAPALAQADVAVAMNTGTQAAKEAGNMVDLDSSPTKLIDIVRIGKQLLMTRGSLTTFSIANDLAKYFAIIPPLFVSIYPGLSVLNIMGLHTPQSAILSAVIYNALIIVALIPLALKGVKYREVSAGKLLSRNLLLYGVGGIIVPFIAIKIIDVILTALNLA, encoded by the coding sequence ATGTCCAAAAATCAAGTTAATATTATTGACAAAAATATAATAATAAAAGCAATAAAAGATTCTTTTATTAAACTCAATCCTAAAGTACAGGTTAAAAATCCGGTTATGCTGTTAGTTTATATATCGGCAATATTAACAAGTATATTTTGGTTAATATCATTAAAAGAAAGCAAAAATATTTCTTCTGGTTATATTATAGCTATTGCAGTAATATTGTGGTTTACATCATTGTTTGGTAATTTTGCTGAGGCTATTGCTGAAGGACGTGGTAAAGCTCAGGCCGATTCCTTACGAGCTTCGAAAAAAGATGTTGATGCACATAAAATAAAGTCTATTGCAGAAAAAAATGTTTTTACCACAATATCATCGGCATTGTTAAAAAGAAATGATATTGTTATTGTAAAAGCAGGTGAACAAATTCCTGCTGATGGAGAAGTTGTTGAAGGAGCTGCTTCTGTTGACGAATCGGCTATTACGGGAGAATCAGCTCCGGTAATAAGGGAAAGCGGAGGTGACAGGAGCGCCGTGACTGGCGGTACAACAGTTATTTCTGATTGGCTGGTGATTAAAGTCACAAGTGAAAATGGTAAAAGTTTTCTTGATAAGATGATAGCAATGGTCGAAGGCGCAGCACGCAAAAAAACACCTAATGAAATGGCATTGCAGATATTTCTTGTAGCATTGTCAGTAATTTTTATTTTGGTAACAATGTCACTGTATGCCTATTCTGCTTTTAGTGCCGGACAAGCTGGCATGGAAAATCCTTCATCAGCAGCAACACTTATTGCGTTGCTTGTCTGTTTGGCCCCGACAACTATCGGAGCACTTTTATCGGCTATTGGTATAGCAGGTATGAGTCGTCTTAATCAGGCTAATGTTCTGGCAATGAGCGGCAGAGCTATTGAAGCAGCGGGTGATGTTGATATATTGATGCTTGATAAAACAGGAACGATTACCCTGGGAAACAGGCAGGCTAGTGAATTTATTGCTGTCGATGGCAATGATAAAAAGGCTTTGGCAGATGCAGCGCAGCTTGCCTCGCTGGCAGATGAAACACCTGAAGGCCGCAGTATAGTTATTTTGGCAAAAAAATTGTTTGCCATTCGTGGACGTCATATTGGAAATAATATGGTTTTTCAATCATTCAGTGCAAAAACGCGCATGAGCGGTGTTGATATAGACGGGGAAAAAATACGTAAAGGAGCAGCAGATGCAATACGACAATATGTTATTGCACAAGGAGGAATTTATTCTGATGAATGTGCCAATGCAGTAAAAAAAGCGGCAGAACAGGGAAGTACTCCTTTAGTAGTGGCAAGAAATGAAAAAATACTGGGAGTTATTGTTTTAAAAGACATAATAAAACAAGGGGTTGCAGAGAAATTCTCTGATCTTCGTAAAATGGGAATAAAAACTATTATGATTACCGGGGATAATCCTTTAACAGCTGCTGCTATAGCTGCCGAAGCTGGTGTAGATGATTTTTTGGCAGAGGCAACACCAGAAGGAAAACTTAAAATGATCCGCGATTTTCAAAAGAAGGGGCATCTTGTAGCGATGACAGGGGATGGAACTAATGATGCACCAGCTTTAGCACAGGCCGATGTGGCCGTGGCGATGAATACAGGAACACAAGCAGCTAAAGAAGCAGGGAATATGGTAGATCTTGATTCTTCGCCCACAAAGTTGATTGATATTGTGCGGATAGGAAAGCAGCTGTTGATGACGCGTGGGAGTTTGACTACATTTAGTATTGCCAATGATCTAGCCAAATACTTTGCAATAATACCGCCGTTGTTTGTCAGTATTTATCCAGGGCTGTCAGTTTTAAATATAATGGGGTTGCATACACCACAGAGCGCTATACTTTCGGCTGTTATTTATAATGCACTTATAATAGTTGCACTTATTCCTCTGGCACTGAAGGGCGTTAAATACCGTGAAGTATCAGCAGGAAAACTATTGTCAAGAAATCTTTTGCTCTATGGTGTAGGTGGGATAATAGTTCCTTTTATTGCAATAAAAATAATAGATGTGATTCTTACTGCACTAAATTTGGCGTAA
- the kdpA gene encoding potassium-transporting ATPase subunit KdpA — protein sequence MNNIMQYVFFIIILIVLAIPLGQYIKKVMNGEQVFLTKLLLPGEKIFYKLLGINSTESMTGKEYFKSVLWFSVLSFMVLFVMGCLQNNLPFNPQHMRNLNWDLSFNTAVSFITNTNWQAYNGELQLSYLVQFMGLTTQNFVSPAAGIAVLFAFIRGFVKKSSDGIGNFWVDIIRSILYILLPLSFVFAVILSSQGVIQNFRPGETVRLLEPVAADSNGNILKNAVINEKTGLVYVNGKIIDDAEIIEQEFVPMGPGASQIAIKQLGTNGGGFMGTNSAHPLENPNTMTNILEIIAILLIPAALCFSLGYFVKDVRQGRSVFMAMLLMLLIFLCVIAVNEQNATPQLAQNGAVDIAATNAQAGGNMEGKEARFGIAGSTIWTSFTTAASNGSVNSMLDSYTPLGGLVAMLQMQLGEVIFGGVGSGLYGMMAFIILTVFIAGLMVGRTPEYLGKKIEPYEMKWAVFICLATPIAILIFSGIAACVPEVINSLNNHGPHGLSEILYTYSSTGANNGSAFAGFNANIPFVNITTGICMLFARFLPIAGALAIADNLIKKKKIAVTAGTLSTSNAMFVFLLIFVVLLIGALSFLPALSLGPIAEYIKMVS from the coding sequence ATGAATAACATTATGCAATATGTTTTTTTTATAATTATTTTAATAGTATTGGCAATTCCCTTAGGACAATATATTAAAAAAGTAATGAATGGCGAACAAGTTTTTCTTACTAAATTGCTATTGCCGGGAGAAAAAATATTTTATAAATTATTGGGAATAAATAGTACAGAATCTATGACAGGTAAGGAATATTTTAAGAGCGTATTATGGTTTTCTGTCCTAAGCTTCATGGTACTTTTTGTCATGGGATGTTTGCAAAATAATTTGCCATTTAATCCGCAGCATATGAGAAATTTGAACTGGGACTTGTCTTTTAATACAGCAGTAAGTTTTATTACTAACACCAACTGGCAGGCATATAATGGTGAACTACAGCTTAGTTATTTAGTTCAGTTTATGGGATTGACTACACAGAATTTTGTTTCGCCGGCAGCAGGGATAGCAGTGCTTTTCGCATTTATTCGCGGATTTGTAAAAAAAAGCAGTGACGGTATAGGAAATTTTTGGGTAGATATTATAAGAAGTATATTATATATTTTATTACCATTATCTTTTGTATTTGCGGTAATATTGTCTTCTCAGGGCGTCATCCAAAATTTTAGACCTGGAGAAACGGTAAGACTGCTTGAACCAGTTGCGGCAGATAGTAATGGAAATATATTGAAAAATGCAGTTATAAATGAAAAAACTGGGTTAGTGTATGTTAATGGGAAAATTATTGATGACGCAGAAATCATCGAACAGGAATTTGTTCCTATGGGGCCAGGGGCCAGCCAGATTGCTATAAAGCAATTAGGAACGAATGGTGGAGGCTTTATGGGAACAAATTCAGCGCATCCTTTGGAAAATCCTAATACCATGACTAACATACTAGAAATAATAGCAATACTTTTAATACCGGCAGCACTTTGTTTCTCTTTGGGCTATTTTGTCAAAGATGTTCGTCAGGGACGGTCTGTGTTTATGGCAATGCTGTTAATGCTTTTAATTTTTTTGTGCGTGATTGCTGTTAATGAACAAAATGCTACGCCGCAGCTGGCCCAAAATGGAGCAGTCGATATAGCTGCAACAAATGCTCAGGCTGGTGGGAATATGGAAGGTAAAGAAGCCAGGTTTGGCATAGCAGGATCAACGATATGGACTTCATTTACAACGGCTGCTTCTAATGGATCAGTTAATTCTATGCTGGATAGCTATACACCGCTTGGCGGATTAGTTGCTATGCTGCAAATGCAGCTGGGTGAAGTCATTTTTGGTGGAGTTGGCAGTGGATTATATGGGATGATGGCTTTTATAATCTTAACAGTGTTTATTGCTGGGCTTATGGTGGGACGGACACCAGAATATTTAGGTAAAAAAATTGAACCATATGAAATGAAATGGGCGGTATTTATTTGTTTAGCCACTCCTATAGCTATTTTGATATTTTCCGGTATAGCAGCATGTGTGCCAGAAGTAATTAATAGTTTAAATAATCATGGGCCGCATGGACTTTCGGAAATATTATATACATATTCTTCGACGGGAGCGAATAATGGTTCAGCATTTGCCGGATTCAATGCTAATATTCCTTTTGTAAATATCACAACAGGAATTTGTATGTTGTTTGCAAGATTTTTACCAATAGCTGGAGCATTAGCAATTGCGGATAATCTGATTAAAAAGAAAAAAATTGCTGTTACAGCGGGAACTTTGTCCACAAGTAATGCAATGTTTGTATTTTTACTGATATTTGTAGTGCTATTGATCGGTGCTTTAAGTTTTCTTCCGGCACTATCATTGGGGCCTATTGCAGAGTATATAAAGATGGTTTCCTGA
- the nuoL gene encoding NADH-quinone oxidoreductase subunit L translates to MGQFVLTHAWLIPLVPALAFAIIGLFTRSLHKLSAIISVGAIFFSFIMSLGIVYMVLSLGISVDMPFIQRVEWIKIAGLHFDMGVIIDPLSAIMLLVVSLVSLLVQIYSVGYMKGDKGYGRFFSYISLFCASMLGLNISINFIQMYVFWELVGLCSYLLIGFYYYHIPAREAAKKAFITTRIGDFGLLIGILALQTLFGTVDFIQLRQIIPVYITASGTGVLTIIGILLFMGPIGKSGQFPLHVWLPDAMEGPAPVSALIHAATMVVAGVYLVARAYFLFSSLPVLMNIIAWVGGFTAFFGASIAFSQRAIKRILAYSTISQLGYMMLALGVGSLTASMFHLMTHAFFKSLLFLCAGAVMHAINDEADIFKMGGLRKKMPLVFVTMTIGVLAISGLPPFSGFFSKDAILAATAKVSMPLYIIGVITAFMTAFYMARLLFVVFFGECKQKNIHTISNFMQVPLVILAALAAVAGFAGYICNFGDWVRFGPPVKEHMDIMLASLSTVLSLAAFVFAWNLYGSKRWSVDAITKKLGIIYTISFNKYYIDEFYAFLCRIFIDGIGKIMYFIDLYIIDGIVNAASSLVLFFSSVLSKFQTGQVQRYAAVFFCGVIILLMCSIVYFDKISGLIAIAGGGAF, encoded by the coding sequence ATGGGGCAGTTTGTACTTACACATGCTTGGCTCATCCCTTTGGTACCGGCATTAGCTTTTGCGATAATAGGATTATTTACTAGAAGCTTACATAAATTATCAGCAATTATATCGGTAGGGGCTATTTTTTTTAGTTTTATAATGTCTCTGGGAATAGTTTATATGGTGCTTAGCCTGGGAATAAGCGTTGACATGCCATTTATACAAAGAGTTGAATGGATAAAAATAGCCGGACTGCATTTTGATATGGGGGTCATAATTGACCCCTTATCAGCAATAATGTTGCTTGTTGTTTCATTGGTTTCCCTGTTAGTGCAAATTTATTCTGTCGGATATATGAAGGGCGACAAGGGTTATGGTAGGTTTTTTTCTTATATTTCCTTATTTTGTGCATCAATGCTTGGATTGAATATATCAATAAATTTTATTCAAATGTATGTTTTTTGGGAATTAGTCGGGCTGTGTTCATATCTGTTGATAGGCTTTTATTATTACCATATACCGGCAAGGGAAGCGGCAAAGAAAGCTTTTATAACTACTCGAATTGGTGATTTTGGACTGTTAATAGGAATTTTAGCTTTGCAGACTTTATTTGGAACAGTTGATTTTATTCAGCTCAGACAGATAATTCCCGTATATATTACAGCCAGTGGAACGGGCGTTTTAACAATTATCGGTATTTTGTTATTTATGGGACCAATAGGTAAATCGGGGCAGTTCCCGTTACATGTCTGGCTGCCTGATGCTATGGAAGGACCAGCACCAGTTTCGGCTTTAATTCATGCAGCAACGATGGTGGTTGCTGGTGTTTATCTAGTAGCAAGAGCATATTTCTTATTTTCTTCACTGCCTGTTTTAATGAATATAATAGCGTGGGTGGGTGGTTTTACTGCTTTCTTCGGAGCTAGTATTGCTTTTTCACAGCGTGCCATAAAGCGAATACTGGCTTATTCTACAATAAGTCAGCTGGGGTATATGATGCTGGCATTGGGTGTAGGGTCGCTCACTGCTTCTATGTTTCATCTTATGACGCATGCCTTTTTTAAATCATTATTATTTCTGTGTGCAGGCGCAGTTATGCATGCAATAAATGATGAAGCGGATATTTTTAAAATGGGTGGCTTACGTAAAAAAATGCCATTGGTATTTGTGACAATGACTATTGGTGTCCTGGCAATTTCAGGATTGCCACCATTTTCTGGATTCTTTTCTAAAGATGCTATTTTAGCAGCGACAGCTAAAGTTAGTATGCCGCTGTATATAATAGGGGTAATAACCGCTTTTATGACAGCTTTTTATATGGCGAGGTTATTATTTGTCGTATTTTTTGGTGAATGTAAACAGAAAAATATACATACAATATCTAATTTCATGCAGGTTCCGCTTGTGATCTTAGCAGCTTTGGCTGCTGTAGCAGGATTTGCCGGATATATATGTAATTTTGGTGATTGGGTGAGGTTTGGCCCGCCTGTGAAAGAACATATGGATATAATGCTGGCATCACTTTCAACTGTGTTATCATTGGCAGCTTTTGTGTTTGCTTGGAATCTATATGGCAGTAAAAGATGGTCAGTTGATGCTATAACGAAAAAATTGGGAATAATATATACTATCAGTTTTAATAAATACTATATTGATGAATTTTATGCTTTTTTATGCAGAATATTTATTGATGGAATAGGAAAAATAATGTATTTTATAGATTTATATATTATTGACGGAATAGTTAATGCTGCTTCCAGTTTGGTATTGTTTTTCAGTAGTGTTTTATCAAAATTTCAAACCGGTCAGGTACAGCGGTATGCAGCTGTATTCTTCTGCGGTGTTATCATACTGTTGATGTGCAGTATCGTGTATTTCGATAAAATAAGCGGATTAATAGCAATAGCTGGGGGAGGTGCTTTCTAA
- a CDS encoding NADH-quinone oxidoreductase subunit N produces MNLYVIYPEITVLLLALMITIIDLILPAAETRRSLGYISIMVLGGLFISLFYQYHIESSAYFYNHLFYFDNYAIFFKQLFLLAVILTILFSLDYAEKLRYSGEFYAMILFALIGMMVLASANDFLTMFIGLELMTVCFYALTGFKLDDKKSSEAGIKYLIIGSSSTAVTLYGISLIYGTAHSLSFSDITLGLSTFSLMGMAGMTMVVIGLFFKMSIIPFHMWAPDVYEGAPTPVTGLLAMGSKAAAIAVFIRILFVAFLHAANYFLPVLAVFSAICMIGGNIAAIKQKNIKRMLAYSSIAQAGYMMVGICAGSHQGMKAVMFYAFLYVLANVGAFAVLSVVDKQNKGTDYEHLSGLSQSAPVLAMVMAISLLSMAGIPPTAGFAGKLYLFTAVVEQGYLWLAFVGFIMSMISVYYYLKVVKVMYMGKPREKKIIISGSIRAVVLISAVATILFGIWPQYLSMVTNFASITFIR; encoded by the coding sequence ATGAATTTATATGTTATATATCCGGAAATTACAGTTTTATTGTTAGCACTGATGATTACAATAATTGATTTGATATTGCCAGCTGCTGAAACAAGACGCAGCCTGGGGTATATTTCGATTATGGTATTAGGTGGTTTATTCATTAGTTTGTTTTATCAATACCATATAGAAAGTTCAGCATATTTTTATAACCATTTATTTTATTTTGATAACTATGCGATATTTTTTAAACAGTTATTTTTACTAGCAGTAATATTGACTATATTATTTTCACTTGATTATGCAGAAAAACTGCGGTACAGCGGCGAATTTTATGCGATGATATTATTTGCGCTTATTGGCATGATGGTTTTAGCTTCTGCCAATGATTTTTTAACTATGTTTATAGGTTTGGAATTAATGACAGTATGCTTTTATGCGCTTACAGGGTTTAAGTTGGATGACAAAAAATCATCAGAAGCTGGTATAAAGTATCTTATAATAGGGTCTTCTTCTACAGCAGTAACATTATATGGGATAAGCTTGATTTATGGAACTGCACACAGTCTGAGTTTTTCTGACATAACATTGGGGCTTTCAACTTTTTCCTTAATGGGAATGGCTGGCATGACAATGGTAGTAATTGGATTGTTTTTCAAAATGTCCATAATTCCTTTTCATATGTGGGCACCAGATGTTTATGAGGGAGCACCTACACCTGTTACCGGCTTGCTGGCAATGGGATCTAAAGCAGCGGCTATTGCTGTATTTATTCGTATCTTATTTGTGGCATTTTTGCATGCAGCAAATTATTTTCTGCCGGTTCTGGCTGTTTTTTCGGCAATATGCATGATCGGAGGAAATATTGCCGCAATAAAACAAAAAAATATAAAACGGATGCTTGCTTATTCCTCTATTGCGCAGGCTGGTTATATGATGGTTGGAATCTGTGCGGGCAGTCATCAGGGAATGAAAGCGGTTATGTTTTATGCTTTTCTATATGTTCTGGCTAATGTGGGAGCATTTGCTGTTTTATCTGTAGTTGATAAACAAAATAAAGGAACAGATTATGAGCATTTGTCAGGGTTGTCGCAAAGTGCACCGGTATTGGCAATGGTCATGGCAATATCGTTATTATCAATGGCAGGTATACCACCTACAGCAGGATTTGCCGGAAAGCTGTATTTGTTTACAGCAGTTGTCGAACAGGGATATTTATGGCTGGCTTTTGTCGGGTTTATTATGTCAATGATATCGGTTTATTATTATTTAAAGGTAGTAAAAGTAATGTATATGGGTAAACCGAGAGAAAAGAAGATTATTATATCCGGGTCAATTAGAGCAGTCGTTCTTATAAGTGCTGTTGCAACTATCCTATTTGGGATCTGGCCGCAGTATTTATCTATGGTGACAAATTTTGCATCAATAACGTTTATAAGATAA